The Gemmatimonadota bacterium genome has a window encoding:
- a CDS encoding IMP dehydrogenase produces MAHIASTVSHSLKEYRLLPRLTQADANAQLVSLETRLCRQGDGYLALRTPFLSAAMQAVTSVEMAIAMAQLGGMGVFAVSQTTEEQCGKIDAVKRFKAGFQTDIVTLSPEQSIGEVIGIMNDTGYHTFPVTDTGVFHGKLVGVITDKDFDERYDHDMRVGDRMKTDVQTGAEEDDLKTANTRMIEYGRGFLPMVSSEGTLVSVVFKRDLDKHIRHPHSTEDAQKRLVVGAAVSTHPEDRERVEALIEHQADVIVIDASDGHTEYQGETLKWIKSHYDIPVIAGNVVTREGFDYLAGCGADAVKIGMGIASGCTTQMVKATGRGQATSIREVSAARDAWMRTTGDYLPLVADGSIQGSADMLVALSLGADTLMMGNLLARFTESHGELVRNAAGDLVKEYWMEGSRKAFNNRRYAQIASTFFEEGIVGQVPHAGSVYDKLPIVMQMLKSGMATAGCATIEALHRGAVLELQSNVSLDDSGVHDMSAIQSIQEFGIT; encoded by the coding sequence ATAGCCTCTACCGTTTCTCACAGTTTAAAGGAATACCGCTTGTTGCCACGCCTTACGCAGGCCGACGCGAATGCCCAGCTCGTGTCCCTGGAGACGCGCCTCTGCCGGCAGGGGGACGGCTACCTGGCGCTGCGCACGCCCTTTCTCAGCGCGGCCATGCAGGCGGTCACCAGCGTGGAGATGGCCATCGCCATGGCCCAACTGGGCGGCATGGGCGTTTTCGCCGTGAGCCAGACCACCGAGGAACAGTGCGGCAAGATCGACGCGGTGAAGCGGTTCAAGGCCGGGTTTCAGACCGATATCGTCACGCTGTCGCCGGAGCAGTCCATCGGCGAGGTGATCGGCATCATGAACGATACCGGCTACCACACCTTCCCGGTGACGGATACCGGCGTCTTCCATGGCAAGCTGGTGGGCGTGATCACGGACAAGGACTTCGATGAGCGGTACGATCACGACATGCGGGTGGGCGACCGCATGAAGACCGACGTGCAGACCGGCGCCGAGGAGGACGACCTGAAGACGGCCAACACGCGGATGATCGAGTACGGGCGCGGATTTCTGCCCATGGTTTCTTCCGAAGGGACGCTGGTTTCGGTGGTGTTCAAGCGGGACCTCGACAAGCATATCCGACATCCCCATTCCACGGAAGACGCCCAGAAGCGCCTGGTGGTCGGCGCCGCCGTATCGACCCATCCCGAGGATCGGGAACGGGTGGAGGCGCTGATCGAGCACCAGGCCGACGTGATCGTCATCGACGCCTCGGACGGCCACACCGAATACCAGGGCGAGACCCTGAAATGGATCAAGTCCCACTACGACATCCCGGTGATCGCGGGCAACGTGGTGACGCGGGAAGGCTTCGACTATCTGGCCGGCTGCGGCGCGGACGCCGTCAAGATCGGCATGGGCATCGCGTCGGGCTGCACGACGCAGATGGTGAAGGCCACCGGCCGCGGACAGGCCACCTCCATCCGGGAAGTCTCCGCGGCCCGCGACGCGTGGATGCGGACCACGGGCGACTACCTTCCTCTCGTGGCGGACGGCAGCATCCAGGGTTCCGCGGACATGCTCGTCGCCCTTTCGCTTGGGGCCGATACGCTCATGATGGGCAATCTCCTGGCGCGGTTCACCGAGAGCCACGGCGAACTGGTCCGCAACGCCGCCGGAGACCTCGTCAAGGAATACTGGATGGAAGGCAGCCGGAAGGCCTTCAACAACCGGCGGTACGCGCAGATCGCCAGCACCTTCTTCGAGGAAGGCATCGTCGGACAGGTGCCCCACGCGGGGTCGGTCTACGACAAGCTGCCCATCGTCATGCAGATGCTCAAGTCGGGCATGGCCACGGCGGGTTGCGCCACGATCGAGGCGCTGCACCGGGGCGCCGTCCTGGAACTGCAGTCCAACGTGTCCCTCGACGACAGCGGCGTGCACGACATGTCCGCCATCCAGTCCATCCAGGAATTCGGGATCACCTGA